The Kineothrix sp. IPX-CK genomic interval TTATAAGGAATGCTGGTGCCCGCCACAACGTCCTCTATTTTTTCGAGAATGAGCCAATCGTCCATATTGCCCTGATGGTCAAAGGCGAGGGGCGTTATTTGCTGTAAATTTTCTAATTCCACTAGACAAAGGCATTTTTTATGCCACCGGACCTTTTGCGACGGGGAAAGGCAGAGCTTATCCTGATTATCCGCCATAATTTTTGCGATTTCCTCTTCTGCCAGCTTTACATAGTTTTGTACATCCTTTACGGTCGCCATTGCAGAAATGCTTGCGGTCCCCTTTTTCATCAGATATAGAGTTTCCCCTGGAAATACCCGGCTATGGGGAATCTTTCTTCCGGCGGCGCCTCGAATTAACATGCGCTGGTCCCCGGAAAGGATTTTTTCAAGCTCCATCTCCTTGTCATTGCAGTAAACCAAATGAACCATTATAAATTCTCCTTTCTGATGACGGGTATCCAAATTTCATATTTGGCATTTTCAGGGTCGGGAGAGAGATAAACCTCGATATCCGGTGCATTGCCATATTCGTATCCCGAGGAGGGAAGCCATTCCGTGACAATTCTTTTTTCTAATTCCTGGATAGACAAGAACTGTCCTTCTCCGCTGAATATAGCCCACGTTGCAGCAGGGACCGTGTATTCCTCAAAGTCCTCCGGCGCAGGCAGGGTGCTTGCAGCTGCGATATAGTATTTCCACTGTTTAAGCTCGTTACAGGCACTGACCCCCAATATGCCCATAGGCTGTATGTTCATGAATGAAGCGAGCATAGGTATCGTACCATTTACGGCAGCTTCCTGCCACATTTGCGGAACGATTTCAAAGTTTTCTTCAATATCCTGATGGAGCGGTTTAGAGACTCCTATAATTTTAAATGCGTCTTTCTTTTCGATTCTGTAATTCATTTCCGCTTCTCCTTTAATTGTTATTTTGAAGCTGATAGGAGGATAGGCTTTTAGGCTGATTCCCTCTGTTCTTGCCTGAGAAGGCGCTATGCCGTGAATGTTTTGAAATGCACGGTTAAATGCGGTGGGCGAATCATAGCCGTATTTAAGGGCAATATCAATAATCTTCTCATTCCCGCCCTGTATATCCGCTGCGGCGAGGGACATCCGTCTCCTGCGGATATATTCGGAAAGCGGCACTCCAGCCATATAAGAGAACATTCTCTGAAAGTGATAGGTGGAGCAGCAGGCTATCCTTGCAAGCTTGTCATAGTCGATATCCTTTTTCAAATGTTCTTCTACATAATTTATAGCGCTGTTAAATCGTTCTATCCATTCCATAGTTTAGCTCCTTATGCTCTTAGTTTACTTAATACTAATCATTTAATCCTCTCTTTTCATGCACCAAAATGAGAGTTAAAATAAATTTATCAAGAATACAGACCGTTGTAAAGCGAATTACATGCAGAAAGCATGCGTTGCTGAGAAGGTCGTGAACAGTATCGTAAAGAGGCAGATGAATATGCAGATTAACAGATTATTCGAAATTATATACATATTATTGGATAAAAAGACGGTTACGGCGGCAGAGCTTGCGGAGCACTTTGAAGTGTCCGTCCGGACGATATTCAGGGATATAGATACACTTTCCCAGGCAGGAATCCCGATTTATACCATGAAAGGAAAAGGAGGAGGAATCCGGCTTACGGAGAACTACGTGCTGAATAAGTCGGTGCTTACACTGCAGGAGCAGCAAATGATTATGCAGGCCCTTCATGGAATGAATGCGGTGCGGGAAGAGGAGATAAGGCCGGCGCTTTCTAAGTTGTCCGCGCTTTTTGGCGGAGAACAGGAGGATTGGATAGAGATAGAATTTTCTTCGTGGAACTCGGATGATGGGGTGAGCCAGAGATTCATAATACTGAAGGAAGCAATTTTTGCCCATAAGAGGGTGACTTTTATATATAGCGGAGCGAACGGAACGAGCAGCAGGCGTCTCGCGGAGCCCTTGAAGCTCGTCTTCCGTGCCAGCTCGTGGTATCTCTATGCATGGTGCATGGACAAAGCAGACTTCCGGTTTTTTAAATTGAGCCGCATGGAGGAACCGCGGGTATTGGAGGAATATTTTGAGAAGAGGAAAAAGCCGGTTGCTCAAGGCAATCCGGTTTCCAAATACAATGCGGATTCCCCAGATGGTTCGACTTCAAACGTGGAAAAAGAAGCAGCAGGTGCAAAAAATATATATGCGGATGATATGATAACCGTAACAGCTCTTATTTCCGACAATAAGGCATACCGCATACTGGATGAAATGGATAAAAAGGATGTGGAAAAGCTCGAGGACGGCAGTTACAAGGTACGGATGCTCATGCCGGAGAACGATTGGCTGTACCAGCATCTTCTGACCTTCGGAGCAGATTTGAAAATACTTGGCCCGGAAAGGGTAAGAGATAGAATGATAAAAGAGTTAGAAAATGCTTTGAAACAATATCAAATATGACATATTGATGTCATATTATCCATGCTATTATGAATCCATACAAAGTGAAAGGAGGATTTCGGAATTATAAACCGGATGAGTCCAAGAAGCAATAAAAATAATGTAAGGAGAGAATGAGAGTATGGATTATCAAATCGTAACATTGAAAGAAAAAAAGGTCATGGGATTGAATGCGCGGACGAGCAACGTCGATCCGGCAATGGGTGAAATCATTGGCGGGCTCTGGGAACGTCTTTTTGGGGAAGGGTTGTTTGATGCAATACCGGACAAAACAGGGGAAAGCTCCATCGGACTTTATTCGGATTATGAGGAAGGTGCGGCCGGGAAATACGACATAACCGTGGGCTGCGAAGTTAACAGTTCGGACAATGTCCTTAAGGATATGGTACTTAAAGTAATTCCTGAAGGACACTATGCGAAGTTCGTAATTATCGGCGATATGTCTGCGGTGGGTAAATCCTGGGGCGATATATGGGCGGCGGACCTGAAGAGGACATTTACCGGTGATTTTGAGGAGTATGTGAGTGTCAGGGAAAATGGAGAATATGAAATTCATATTTATATTGCGGTAGAATAGTTGTGAGTGGAGTCGTCGGATTAGCCTTCCTTCCATTTCTTGACCGCTTCTAATTTTTTCTTAGCCTCCTTCTCAGCACCTTGCTCGGTAGGCCGGTAGTATGAGCGTCCTTTCAAAGAGTCCGGCAGACATTCCATGCGGGCAACCTTTTCCGGCGTATCGTGTGCATACTCATAGCCCTCTCCGTAGTGCAGATCCTCCATGAGTTTGGTAGGTGCATTGCACAGATGGAGAGGAACCGGCTGCGCAATCGTATGAAGGGCGTCGTGCCGGCATTCCCCGTAGGCAATATAAAGAGCGTTGGACTTAGGTGCCAGGGAGAGATAGGTGACGGCGTGGGCAAGATTCACATTGCATTCGGGCATACCTATAAAATGGCAGGCCTGATAAACGGAGACGGCAAGCGGCAAAGCCTGACTGTCCGCGATTCCTACATCCTCACTGGCAAAGCGGATGAGCCTCCTGGCCACGTACAAAGGGTCTTCTCCTGCTTCCAGCATTCTCGACAACCAATAAATAGCGGCGTCGGGGTCACTGTTTCTCATAGACTTGTGCAGCGCAGATATGAGATTGTAGTGCTCCTCGCCGTTTTTATCATATAATAAGGACTTCTTGCTGATACATTGCTCCAAGCCTTCCTTTGTCACCGTGATTTTCCCCGTCCCCACTTCTCCGTTGGTAACTGCCATTTCCAGAGTGTTAAGCGCCGTTCTGGCATCTCCGTTTGCAAAGACGGCGATAGCTCTTAACAGCTCCTGTGAAATATCGATTTGTGTCTGTCCGAAGCCGGAAGAGCTATGGATAGCGTTTCCCAGTAACTGTACAAGATTGTCGACAGTAAGACCCTGCAAAACAAATACCTTCAGTCGGGATAGCAAAGCGGAATTGATTTCAAAAGAGGGGTTTTCTGTAGTTGCACCGATCAGCGTGATGCTCCCTTTTTCCACAAAGGGGAGAAAGGCATCCTGCTGCGCCTTGTTGAATCTATGGATCTCATCCACGAACAAAACCGTCTTAAGCCCCATAGCCCGGCTGTTCTCTGCCTGAGCCATCACTTCCTTAATCTCTTTGATCCCGCTGGTCACTGCGCTGAAATTAATGAACGATGCACGGGTCTTTTTTGCTATAATATTGGCGAGGGTGGTCTTGCCTACTCCGGGAGGACCCCAGAAGATCATGGAAGAAATTTGGTCGTGGTCGATGAGCTGGCGTAATAATTTGCCTTCGCCAAGAAGATGCTCCTGCCCGATGAAATCTTCCAGAGAATCGGGACGCAGACGACTGGCCAGAGGCCCTGCCACACTGCGGTTATCGAAAAGAGAAAGTTGTTCCATAATGTCACCTGAATTCCTGAATACAAACATTTGTTCTGATAAAATAATATCACGTTTTCGAAATGATTGCAATGAAATCCGGAAATAAAAAAAGTACCAACCCCATGACGCTTAGGTCACAAAATCAGTACTTGGCGTGCGCCGCCAGGGGCTCGAACCCTGGACACCCTGATTAAGAGTCAGGTGCTCTACCAACTGAGCTAGCAGCGCAAAATGTAAAACATTATTTATGTCACGTTTACAACGCAAGTGTTATTATAG includes:
- a CDS encoding AraC family transcriptional regulator — protein: MEWIERFNSAINYVEEHLKKDIDYDKLARIACCSTYHFQRMFSYMAGVPLSEYIRRRRMSLAAADIQGGNEKIIDIALKYGYDSPTAFNRAFQNIHGIAPSQARTEGISLKAYPPISFKITIKGEAEMNYRIEKKDAFKIIGVSKPLHQDIEENFEIVPQMWQEAAVNGTIPMLASFMNIQPMGILGVSACNELKQWKYYIAAASTLPAPEDFEEYTVPAATWAIFSGEGQFLSIQELEKRIVTEWLPSSGYEYGNAPDIEVYLSPDPENAKYEIWIPVIRKENL
- a CDS encoding YafY family protein, producing MQKACVAEKVVNSIVKRQMNMQINRLFEIIYILLDKKTVTAAELAEHFEVSVRTIFRDIDTLSQAGIPIYTMKGKGGGIRLTENYVLNKSVLTLQEQQMIMQALHGMNAVREEEIRPALSKLSALFGGEQEDWIEIEFSSWNSDDGVSQRFIILKEAIFAHKRVTFIYSGANGTSSRRLAEPLKLVFRASSWYLYAWCMDKADFRFFKLSRMEEPRVLEEYFEKRKKPVAQGNPVSKYNADSPDGSTSNVEKEAAGAKNIYADDMITVTALISDNKAYRILDEMDKKDVEKLEDGSYKVRMLMPENDWLYQHLLTFGADLKILGPERVRDRMIKELENALKQYQI
- a CDS encoding GyrI-like domain-containing protein; translated protein: MDYQIVTLKEKKVMGLNARTSNVDPAMGEIIGGLWERLFGEGLFDAIPDKTGESSIGLYSDYEEGAAGKYDITVGCEVNSSDNVLKDMVLKVIPEGHYAKFVIIGDMSAVGKSWGDIWAADLKRTFTGDFEEYVSVRENGEYEIHIYIAVE
- a CDS encoding replication-associated recombination protein A, yielding MEQLSLFDNRSVAGPLASRLRPDSLEDFIGQEHLLGEGKLLRQLIDHDQISSMIFWGPPGVGKTTLANIIAKKTRASFINFSAVTSGIKEIKEVMAQAENSRAMGLKTVLFVDEIHRFNKAQQDAFLPFVEKGSITLIGATTENPSFEINSALLSRLKVFVLQGLTVDNLVQLLGNAIHSSSGFGQTQIDISQELLRAIAVFANGDARTALNTLEMAVTNGEVGTGKITVTKEGLEQCISKKSLLYDKNGEEHYNLISALHKSMRNSDPDAAIYWLSRMLEAGEDPLYVARRLIRFASEDVGIADSQALPLAVSVYQACHFIGMPECNVNLAHAVTYLSLAPKSNALYIAYGECRHDALHTIAQPVPLHLCNAPTKLMEDLHYGEGYEYAHDTPEKVARMECLPDSLKGRSYYRPTEQGAEKEAKKKLEAVKKWKEG